The following proteins are encoded in a genomic region of Acidobacteriota bacterium:
- a CDS encoding DinB family protein — protein sequence MSTTAAETKTSPEFAAGVREFTLMGIEQEIPKTMKVIAAIPDAKRDWKPDPTSRSAWDLAWHLASEDVIFLVQTVEGKFNFPDPRFDAQKPNTSAELAEWYQHNMKEAIAKVRSMTPEQLTTPIDFLGMFKFPAVMYLAFMNSHSIHHRGQLSVYLRPMGSKVPSIYGPSADDSGGF from the coding sequence ATGTCTACTACAGCAGCAGAAACAAAAACCTCACCTGAATTCGCCGCCGGAGTGCGCGAGTTCACGTTGATGGGGATCGAGCAAGAGATCCCGAAGACCATGAAAGTGATCGCGGCCATCCCTGACGCGAAGCGCGATTGGAAACCGGATCCGACATCGAGAAGCGCGTGGGACCTGGCCTGGCACCTCGCCTCGGAAGACGTGATCTTCCTGGTGCAGACGGTGGAAGGGAAGTTCAACTTTCCCGACCCGCGCTTCGATGCGCAGAAGCCCAACACCTCCGCCGAGCTGGCAGAGTGGTACCAGCACAACATGAAGGAAGCCATCGCCAAGGTGCGCAGCATGACGCCGGAGCAGCTCACCACCCCGATCGATTTTCTGGGGATGTTCAAGTTCCCCGCGGTCATGTATCTGGCGTTCATGAACAGCCACAGCATCCATCACCGCGGACAGCTCTCGGTGTACCTGCGTCCCATGGGCTCGAAGGTGCCGAGCATCTACGGACCGAGCGCCGACGATTCCGGCGGATTCTAG
- a CDS encoding branched-chain amino acid transaminase — MPIKKTEKIWHNGKLIPWDEAQIHVMSHVVNYGSSVFEGVRCYAQPNGPAVFRAHEHAQRLLQSAKIYRIECPFTADELVEGIVEVVKTNKLWPCYIRPLILRGYGEAGVNPFNSPTEVYIANYEWGKYLGHGNPDEGVDVCVSSWTRLAPNTMPAMSKAGANYMNSQLIKMEAILNGYAEGIALDVNGYVSEGSGENLFIVRHGKLVTPPLGNSVLPGITRDSVLHLANEMNIPIAEQVVPREMLYVADEVFFTGTAAEITPIRSVDKIIVANGAAGPITKALQKEFYGIVRGTAPDRHNWLTQVPVEKKQPVGV, encoded by the coding sequence ATGCCCATCAAGAAGACCGAAAAGATCTGGCACAACGGCAAGCTGATCCCGTGGGACGAGGCGCAGATCCACGTGATGTCGCACGTGGTGAACTACGGCTCGAGCGTTTTCGAAGGCGTGCGCTGCTACGCGCAGCCCAACGGCCCGGCCGTCTTCCGCGCCCACGAGCACGCGCAGCGCCTGCTGCAATCCGCCAAGATCTATCGCATCGAATGCCCCTTCACCGCCGACGAACTGGTCGAAGGCATCGTGGAAGTGGTGAAGACCAACAAGCTGTGGCCGTGCTACATCCGGCCGCTCATCCTGCGCGGGTACGGCGAAGCGGGCGTGAACCCGTTCAACTCACCCACCGAGGTCTACATCGCGAACTACGAGTGGGGCAAATACCTCGGTCACGGCAACCCGGATGAGGGCGTCGACGTGTGCGTCTCTTCCTGGACGCGTCTGGCGCCGAACACCATGCCGGCAATGTCGAAGGCGGGCGCGAACTACATGAACTCGCAGCTCATCAAGATGGAAGCCATCCTGAATGGATACGCCGAGGGCATCGCGCTCGACGTGAACGGATACGTGAGCGAAGGTTCGGGCGAGAACCTGTTCATCGTGCGTCACGGCAAGCTGGTAACGCCGCCACTCGGCAACTCGGTGTTGCCGGGCATCACGCGCGACTCGGTGCTGCACCTGGCTAACGAGATGAACATCCCCATCGCCGAGCAGGTGGTGCCGCGCGAGATGCTCTACGTGGCCGACGAGGTCTTCTTCACCGGCACCGCGGCGGAGATCACTCCCATCCGCTCGGTCGACAAGATCATCGTCGCCAACGGCGCGGCTGGTCCCATCACCAAGGCGCTACAGAAAGAGTTCTACGGCATCGTGCGCGGCACCGCGCCCGACCGCCACAATTGGCTCACCCAGGTGCCGGTCGAGAAGAAGCAGCCGGTAGGGGTCTAA
- a CDS encoding putative glycoside hydrolase gives MSRRSVRGFLPVLFLLVTTAAALLALTHVERSGARASGADPGAEGAQFVPAAYASEAPPAAAPSPRTAETQAPATTAEPVLPPGSVLHSARGGEAVTSIARMYLPQTPYMSVHELEAAIRRANPEIANSKIKGRFLRAGTQVMVPDIEPQPLVEHSIPRPRDFEVRAVYLTGTMAGSETGLRIIQRWKDVGGNAIVFDVKDSDGSVNIPFEHALAPENHLPIRNLPKFVRWAHRLGLHVIARIAVFRDELLIRRHPELAVRSRRAGGAWRENGKLVWTDPSNAEVQDYNIALAKTAAAGGVDEVQYDYVRFPAEGDQADAKFDFQTVEKRTRADVIEDFLAKSQKALPSGVLFSLDVFGVMAWQRPVDLGHTGQDIVRMAKHCDVLSPMIYPSHFFGMDGYAAPGDAPEHFISESMARFAKITTGSGVVLRPWLQAFAWRTKTYSPEYIETQVATAKKQGGVGFLLWNARNDYSKPFAAMAAMRQAPEKFFKPEQSPAAAAERGATSSSATPSATSSSAARAIAAQPH, from the coding sequence ATGTCCCGCCGTAGCGTTCGCGGCTTCCTCCCCGTCTTGTTCCTGCTCGTGACCACAGCCGCCGCGCTGCTGGCGCTGACCCATGTGGAAAGAAGCGGTGCGCGGGCGTCGGGCGCGGACCCGGGCGCGGAAGGCGCGCAGTTCGTTCCGGCGGCTTACGCGAGCGAGGCTCCACCCGCCGCCGCCCCCTCTCCGCGGACCGCAGAAACACAGGCTCCAGCCACCACCGCGGAGCCGGTGTTGCCGCCGGGATCGGTGCTGCATAGCGCGCGCGGGGGCGAGGCGGTCACGAGCATCGCGCGCATGTATCTGCCGCAGACGCCGTACATGAGCGTCCATGAACTCGAAGCCGCGATCCGGCGCGCGAATCCGGAGATCGCCAATTCGAAGATCAAAGGGCGATTCCTCCGAGCCGGAACGCAAGTCATGGTGCCAGACATCGAGCCGCAGCCACTGGTGGAGCATTCCATCCCGCGGCCGCGCGACTTCGAGGTGCGCGCCGTTTATCTCACCGGGACGATGGCGGGCTCCGAAACGGGGCTGCGCATCATCCAGCGCTGGAAAGATGTGGGCGGAAACGCCATCGTCTTCGACGTGAAGGATAGTGATGGCTCGGTGAACATCCCCTTCGAGCACGCGCTCGCGCCAGAGAACCACCTGCCCATCCGCAATCTGCCGAAGTTCGTGCGCTGGGCGCATCGCTTGGGGCTGCACGTGATCGCGCGCATCGCCGTCTTTCGTGATGAACTGCTTATCCGGCGGCATCCCGAGCTGGCGGTACGATCGCGCCGCGCCGGCGGCGCGTGGCGGGAGAATGGCAAGCTGGTGTGGACGGACCCGTCGAACGCCGAGGTACAGGATTACAACATCGCGCTCGCCAAAACGGCCGCCGCCGGCGGCGTGGACGAGGTGCAGTATGACTATGTCCGCTTCCCGGCGGAGGGCGACCAAGCCGACGCAAAGTTTGATTTCCAAACAGTCGAGAAGCGCACGCGCGCCGACGTGATCGAAGACTTTCTCGCCAAATCGCAGAAGGCCTTGCCGAGCGGCGTGCTCTTCTCGCTCGACGTCTTCGGCGTGATGGCGTGGCAACGTCCGGTGGACCTCGGCCACACCGGGCAGGACATCGTGCGCATGGCCAAGCATTGCGACGTGCTTTCGCCCATGATCTATCCCTCGCACTTCTTCGGCATGGATGGCTACGCCGCTCCCGGCGACGCGCCCGAACACTTCATCTCGGAATCGATGGCGCGCTTCGCGAAGATCACCACCGGCTCGGGCGTGGTGCTGCGTCCGTGGCTGCAGGCGTTCGCGTGGCGGACGAAGACTTACTCACCCGAATACATCGAGACGCAGGTAGCGACGGCGAAGAAGCAGGGTGGGGTCGGTTTTCTTCTCTGGAACGCGCGCAACGATTACTCCAAGCCGTTCGCCGCCATGGCGGCGATGCGGCAAGCGCCGGAAAAGTTCTTTAAGCCGGAGCAGAGCCCGGCGGCGGCTGCCGAGCGTGGAGCAACGTCATCTTCCGCCACGCCTTCGGCCACGTCTTCCTCCGCCGCGCGGGCCATCGCCGCCCAGCCTCATTAA
- a CDS encoding AAA family ATPase has translation MRTGLNTALDPTRRSNDALEFDTSLRRKIVGQDGALDKVAEIYQMFLAGLNAPGRPVGNLLFLGPTGSGKTRVVEAMAETLFGDARAVIKIDCAEFQHSHEIAKLIGSPPGYLGHRETHPLLTQEALNQWHTEKLKLSLLLFDEIEKASDSLWQLLLGILDKATLTLGDNRRVDLSQCIIVMTSNLGAGEMNELIHGAMGFARPQAQLDTKIDEKINRTAVEAARRKFSPEFMNRIDKVLVFKMLQPEHLEQILEIELGMVQQRILQATGNNQFVFSCTPRVKRFLLEEGTDPKYGARHLKRSIEKNVVFPLANLVATGQVKLGDFVRIDMDAAGKLIFVKEAEGALVPVLLEKYGQEAASAAAGAKGGRSTSARERGTAGSGDK, from the coding sequence ATGAGGACAGGTCTTAATACCGCACTCGATCCCACGCGCCGCTCGAACGACGCGCTGGAGTTCGACACATCATTACGTCGCAAGATCGTTGGGCAAGACGGCGCGCTCGACAAGGTAGCCGAGATCTACCAGATGTTCCTGGCGGGACTGAACGCCCCCGGACGCCCGGTGGGCAATCTTCTTTTCCTCGGGCCGACCGGCTCGGGCAAGACGCGCGTGGTGGAAGCCATGGCCGAGACTTTGTTCGGTGATGCGCGCGCCGTCATCAAGATCGACTGCGCCGAGTTCCAGCACTCGCATGAGATCGCGAAACTCATCGGCTCGCCGCCCGGATACCTTGGCCACCGCGAGACCCATCCACTACTCACCCAGGAAGCGCTGAACCAGTGGCACACCGAGAAGCTCAAGCTCTCGCTGCTGCTCTTCGACGAGATCGAGAAGGCTTCGGACTCGCTCTGGCAGCTGCTGCTCGGCATCCTCGATAAGGCCACGCTGACGCTCGGCGACAACCGCCGCGTCGACCTTTCGCAATGCATCATCGTGATGACTTCGAACCTGGGCGCGGGCGAGATGAACGAGCTCATCCACGGCGCCATGGGCTTCGCGCGTCCGCAGGCGCAGCTCGACACCAAGATCGACGAAAAGATCAATCGCACCGCCGTCGAAGCGGCCCGGCGCAAGTTCTCGCCGGAGTTCATGAACCGCATCGACAAGGTGCTGGTCTTCAAGATGCTGCAGCCCGAGCACCTCGAGCAGATCCTTGAGATCGAGCTTGGCATGGTGCAGCAGCGCATCCTGCAAGCGACCGGCAACAACCAGTTCGTCTTCTCCTGCACGCCGCGGGTGAAGCGCTTCCTGCTCGAGGAAGGCACCGACCCGAAGTACGGCGCGCGCCACCTCAAGCGCTCCATCGAGAAGAACGTCGTCTTCCCGCTCGCCAACCTGGTCGCCACCGGACAGGTGAAGCTTGGCGACTTCGTCCGCATCGACATGGACGCGGCCGGCAAGCTGATTTTTGTGAAGGAAGCGGAAGGCGCGCTCGTCCCGGTGCTGCTCGAGAAGTATGGCCAGGAAGCCGCCAGCGCCGCGGCCGGCGCCAAGGGGGGCCGCTCGACCTCCGCCCGCGAGCGCGGGACGGCCGGCTCGGGCGACAAGTAA
- a CDS encoding M48 family metallopeptidase, translated as MRPGSFTSRGVTSRVVTSRVVTSKIVALTLALAIAAPQLLEARYKPSTGMNAFSRDQEVQAGQQAAAEVARKLPLLPDSDPIARYVSRLGQTLASHAPGDQWPYSFHVVNQKDINAFALPGGPVYINLGTIQAADNEAQLAGVIAHEISHIVQRHATRAATKQMQAQIPLAILGAVLGGRGSMGGQLAQLGISFGLGSYFLKNSRTAEREADLVGADIMYDSGYDPRQLAAFFETLQSQSGSSRGPQFLSDHPDPGNRAASIGDEVRTLPARSFQRDSTEFQNMKRLAMNMRPMTAQEIAQQQRSGNPNGGYGGYGGQTSRPDVMASGNFRSLQHQAFTISYPDNWQVFGDDSSSVTIAPPAGVAQNAVAYGVIIDGFQPESERGSLDDAMHQLLQQLHQSNPDLRAVGNDESIRVNGVTGRSIDLVSTSAMRDRQGRAQRERDWLVAFPYSDNTILYLVFIAPEQDFETLRAQAFEPMLRSLRLQQQ; from the coding sequence ATGAGACCCGGTTCATTCACCAGCCGCGGCGTCACTTCGCGCGTCGTCACATCGCGCGTCGTCACATCGAAGATCGTTGCGCTCACGCTTGCCCTGGCCATCGCCGCGCCGCAATTGCTCGAAGCGCGCTACAAGCCGAGCACCGGCATGAACGCCTTCTCGCGCGACCAAGAGGTGCAGGCGGGCCAGCAGGCGGCGGCCGAGGTGGCAAGGAAACTGCCGCTGTTGCCGGATAGCGACCCTATCGCGCGCTACGTCTCACGCCTCGGCCAGACGCTGGCCTCGCACGCGCCCGGAGACCAGTGGCCGTACAGCTTCCACGTGGTGAACCAGAAAGACATCAATGCCTTCGCGCTGCCCGGCGGGCCGGTGTACATAAACCTGGGCACCATCCAGGCGGCGGACAACGAAGCCCAGCTCGCCGGCGTGATAGCGCACGAGATCTCACACATCGTCCAGCGCCACGCCACGCGCGCGGCGACCAAGCAGATGCAGGCACAGATCCCGCTCGCCATCCTGGGCGCGGTGCTCGGCGGCCGCGGCAGCATGGGAGGACAGCTGGCGCAGCTCGGCATCTCTTTCGGCCTGGGCTCGTACTTCCTGAAGAACTCGCGCACTGCCGAGCGTGAGGCCGACCTCGTCGGCGCCGACATCATGTACGACTCGGGCTACGACCCGCGCCAGCTCGCGGCCTTCTTCGAGACGCTGCAGTCGCAGAGCGGTTCGTCGCGCGGTCCGCAGTTCCTCAGCGACCATCCCGATCCGGGCAATCGCGCTGCCTCCATCGGCGACGAAGTCCGCACGCTGCCCGCGCGCAGCTTCCAACGCGATTCCACCGAGTTCCAGAACATGAAGCGGCTGGCCATGAACATGCGCCCGATGACGGCGCAGGAGATCGCGCAGCAGCAGCGCAGCGGCAACCCCAACGGCGGTTACGGCGGCTACGGCGGGCAGACCTCGCGCCCGGACGTGATGGCAAGCGGCAACTTCCGCAGCCTGCAACACCAGGCCTTCACCATCAGCTATCCCGACAACTGGCAGGTCTTCGGTGATGACAGCTCGTCGGTGACCATCGCGCCGCCTGCCGGGGTGGCCCAGAATGCCGTCGCTTACGGCGTGATCATCGATGGGTTCCAACCCGAATCCGAACGCGGCTCGCTCGATGACGCCATGCATCAGTTGCTGCAGCAGCTGCACCAGTCGAATCCCGACCTGCGTGCCGTCGGCAACGATGAGAGCATCCGCGTGAACGGCGTGACCGGCAGGTCCATCGACCTGGTCAGCACGTCGGCGATGCGCGATCGGCAAGGCCGCGCGCAGCGCGAGCGCGACTGGCTCGTCGCCTTTCCCTATTCGGACAACACCATCCTTTACCTGGTGTTCATCGCTCCGGAGCAGGACTTCGAGACCCTGCGGGCGCAGGCTTTCGAACCCATGCTGCGCTCGCTCCGCCTGCAGCAGCAGTAG